One genomic window of Actinoalloteichus hoggarensis includes the following:
- a CDS encoding MFS transporter, whose product MSLPTADAHAPPKASKVNPWATLVAISFGVMMVAVDGTIVAVANPAIGADLGTTLAELQWVTHGYLLGLAVFLITSGKFGDRFGHRRVYFIGVIGFGATSLAIGLSQGIPALIGLRILQGAFGSAIIPSALGLLRLSFPKEKLNRAIGVFSGLIGASTAAGPIAGGVLVSAVSWQAVFFVNVPIAVIAVVLGLRLLPANHAVDPDSRFDVVGILLLSVAMFGVVFALVSAPEEGWTHPVTLGSAATGLVIACAFVWWQSRVREPLLPLSIFRSASLSIGTVLTLLMALAMFGSMFFLTFYFQGVQGLTALETGLRVMPLSVMLAFGPPVAGRIIERFGIRLPAALGLLATAVALFGMSLVDGDTGPVTTGSLFLLLGGGLGVVMVAATDAIVGNAPMRLSGVAGGMQQAAMQLGGSLGTAVLGALLGGRVAASLPDRFVEAGLPAPGAGEIEGMRSQVSQAVPVIPDGASAEVAAATASASHAAFLDGMGFAFTVGAAVALVAAGLALFLSRGEAESGPVVHV is encoded by the coding sequence ATGAGCCTGCCCACCGCCGATGCTCACGCGCCGCCGAAGGCGTCCAAGGTCAACCCCTGGGCGACCCTCGTCGCGATCAGCTTCGGGGTGATGATGGTGGCCGTCGACGGCACCATCGTCGCCGTGGCCAACCCCGCGATCGGCGCCGACCTCGGCACGACGCTCGCCGAGCTCCAGTGGGTCACCCACGGTTACCTGCTCGGCCTCGCCGTCTTCCTGATCACCTCGGGGAAGTTCGGCGACCGCTTCGGCCATCGCCGCGTCTACTTCATCGGAGTGATCGGTTTCGGCGCCACCTCCCTGGCGATCGGCCTCTCCCAGGGCATCCCGGCGCTCATCGGACTGCGCATCCTGCAAGGCGCCTTCGGCTCCGCCATCATCCCGTCGGCGCTCGGACTACTCCGCCTGAGCTTCCCGAAGGAGAAGCTCAACCGGGCGATCGGCGTGTTCTCCGGCCTGATCGGCGCCTCCACCGCAGCCGGTCCGATCGCCGGCGGCGTCCTCGTCTCCGCCGTGAGCTGGCAGGCCGTGTTCTTCGTCAACGTCCCCATCGCGGTGATCGCCGTGGTCCTCGGCCTGCGCCTGCTGCCCGCCAACCACGCCGTCGACCCGGACTCCCGCTTCGACGTCGTGGGCATCCTGCTGCTCTCGGTGGCGATGTTCGGCGTCGTCTTCGCCCTGGTGAGTGCACCGGAAGAGGGCTGGACGCACCCGGTGACCCTCGGCTCCGCCGCCACGGGCCTGGTCATCGCCTGCGCGTTCGTCTGGTGGCAGAGCAGAGTGCGCGAGCCGCTGCTGCCGCTGAGCATCTTCCGCTCCGCCTCGCTGTCGATCGGCACGGTCCTCACCCTGCTCATGGCGTTGGCGATGTTCGGCTCGATGTTCTTCCTGACCTTCTACTTCCAGGGCGTCCAGGGCCTCACCGCGCTGGAGACCGGGCTGCGGGTCATGCCGCTGTCGGTGATGCTCGCCTTCGGCCCGCCCGTGGCAGGTCGGATCATCGAACGGTTCGGCATCCGGCTGCCCGCCGCCCTCGGCCTCCTCGCCACCGCCGTCGCGCTGTTCGGGATGTCGCTGGTGGACGGTGACACCGGACCCGTCACGACCGGATCGCTGTTCCTGCTGCTCGGCGGCGGCCTCGGCGTGGTGATGGTCGCGGCGACCGACGCGATCGTGGGCAACGCGCCGATGCGGCTCTCCGGCGTCGCAGGCGGGATGCAGCAGGCCGCCATGCAGCTCGGCGGCTCCCTGGGCACCGCGGTGCTCGGCGCGCTGCTCGGCGGCCGGGTGGCGGCGTCGCTGCCGGACCGGTTCGTCGAGGCCGGACTCCCCGCGCCCGGCGCGGGCGAGATCGAAGGCATGCGCAGCCAGGTGTCGCAGGCGGTGCCGGTGATCCCCGACGGGGCGAGCGCCGAGGTCGCCGCCGCGACGGCCTCCGCCAGCCACGCCGCCTTCCTCGACGGGATGGGCTTCGCCTTCACCGTCGGCGCGGCCGTGGCACTGGTCGCGGCGGGCCTGGCGCTCTTCCTCAGCAGGGGCGAGGCGGAGAGCGGGCCGGTGGTGCACGTCTGA
- a CDS encoding TetR/AcrR family transcriptional regulator: MEDSAAVLSLRERKKARTHEALIDTALRLFAQRGFATTTTEEIAAACEVSQRTFFRYFNSKEDVVTAVEDTVDDDFLQRFRERPVEEHPLVSLRTAALATWGSLDEAVSRRQTLAARLCEENPALLAAQLRRRDERQAMIVDEIVRRSGRSSREVVLRAWLAVGAFTTAIRVAHGMLCGRAGPAPADLCEAIELTLDLLPSSLTTEWHLPGSAD, from the coding sequence ATGGAGGATTCGGCCGCGGTCCTGAGCCTTCGGGAACGCAAGAAGGCGCGGACTCATGAGGCGCTGATCGACACGGCCCTGCGGCTGTTCGCCCAGCGCGGGTTCGCCACGACCACCACCGAGGAGATCGCGGCCGCCTGCGAGGTGTCGCAGCGCACGTTCTTCCGCTACTTCAACAGCAAGGAGGACGTCGTCACCGCCGTCGAGGACACGGTGGACGACGACTTCCTCCAGCGGTTCCGGGAGCGCCCGGTGGAGGAACACCCGCTCGTCTCGCTGCGGACGGCCGCGTTGGCCACCTGGGGAAGCCTGGACGAGGCCGTCTCGCGACGGCAGACGCTGGCGGCACGGCTCTGCGAGGAGAATCCGGCGCTGCTCGCGGCGCAGCTGCGGCGTCGAGACGAACGGCAGGCGATGATCGTCGACGAGATCGTCCGACGCAGCGGCCGGTCGAGCCGGGAGGTGGTGCTGCGGGCCTGGCTGGCGGTGGGCGCCTTCACCACGGCGATCCGGGTGGCGCACGGCATGCTGTGCGGCCGGGCCGGGCCTGCGCCCGCCGACCTGTGTGAGGCGATCGAGCTGACCCTCGATCTGCTGCCGTCCTCGCTGACCACGGAGTGGCACCTGCCCGGCTCCGCCGACTGA
- a CDS encoding GOLPH3/VPS74 family protein — MDVPETLAPRLYLLACDLRRQRLVNRDYLGLVLRAAALDQLLTAGLLTDENGRPATVDSGVTPTDRLQGDLLAAVAEEKPRAWKWWVRRHGRAAVDGVGEQLADAGLIRESQGRTLVILPARRVEVLRPEIVEELRRRVTEVLREDVPVERVDRQDAAMVSLAAEGQLPTVLSGGERRRHRARLAELRAHVGPTALAVRKAVEERQVVVAGSGGGGGG; from the coding sequence GTGGATGTTCCAGAGACTCTCGCGCCCCGGCTCTACCTGCTCGCCTGCGACCTCCGGCGGCAGCGGCTCGTGAACCGCGATTACCTCGGGCTGGTGCTGCGTGCCGCCGCCCTCGATCAGCTTCTCACCGCCGGGCTCCTGACCGACGAGAACGGCAGGCCCGCCACGGTCGACTCCGGCGTCACCCCGACCGACCGGCTCCAGGGAGATCTGCTCGCCGCCGTCGCCGAGGAGAAGCCGCGCGCCTGGAAGTGGTGGGTGCGGCGCCACGGCAGGGCCGCCGTCGACGGGGTCGGCGAGCAGTTGGCCGACGCAGGCCTCATCCGGGAGTCGCAGGGCCGGACACTGGTCATCCTGCCTGCCAGGCGCGTCGAGGTGCTGCGGCCGGAGATCGTCGAGGAGCTGCGTCGCCGGGTGACCGAGGTCCTGCGGGAGGACGTGCCGGTGGAGCGGGTCGACCGGCAGGACGCGGCGATGGTGTCGCTGGCCGCGGAAGGGCAGCTGCCCACGGTCCTCTCCGGGGGAGAACGGCGGCGGCACCGTGCCCGGCTCGCGGAGCTGCGTGCCCACGTCGGCCCCACCGCCCTCGCGGTGCGCAAGGCCGTCGAGGAACGTCAGGTCGTGGTGGCCGGCAGCGGCGGCGGCGGGGGCGGCTGA
- a CDS encoding SAM-dependent methyltransferase — MSDQEEPLLGIDLDWPNPARMYDYALGGAHNFAVDREAFDKLLTIDADAALVGQTNRAFLRRAVRYCVDQGIRQFLDLGSGIPTQGHAHEIARSVDPTVRVVYVDNEPVAVAHSRRLLNAIDGVEMVAADIRDPESVLGAPETAMLDLSQPVGLLAVAVLHYVSPDDDPAGLLARYLGPLAPGSLLAVSHTTVDAVDPVQAAEMRKLFDSTSSPVTHRSRAELTSLLSEQVDLVEPGIVWTPQWRPDGPEELLSDEPERSGTYAALGRKRD, encoded by the coding sequence ATGTCCGACCAGGAAGAGCCGCTGCTCGGGATCGATCTGGACTGGCCCAACCCGGCGAGGATGTACGACTACGCGCTGGGCGGGGCACACAACTTCGCCGTCGATCGCGAAGCATTCGACAAGCTGCTGACCATCGACGCCGACGCCGCGCTGGTCGGCCAGACCAACCGGGCGTTCCTGCGTCGGGCGGTGCGGTACTGCGTCGATCAGGGCATCCGGCAGTTCCTCGATCTCGGCTCGGGAATCCCCACCCAGGGCCATGCCCACGAGATCGCCCGGTCGGTGGACCCGACCGTGCGGGTGGTCTACGTGGACAACGAGCCGGTCGCGGTCGCGCACTCGCGGCGGCTGCTCAACGCGATCGACGGCGTCGAGATGGTCGCCGCCGACATCCGGGACCCGGAGTCGGTGCTCGGTGCGCCCGAGACGGCGATGCTCGATCTCTCGCAGCCCGTCGGCCTGCTCGCGGTGGCCGTCCTGCACTACGTCTCGCCCGACGACGACCCGGCCGGGCTGCTCGCGCGGTATCTGGGCCCGCTCGCGCCGGGCAGCCTGCTGGCCGTCTCCCACACCACCGTGGACGCCGTCGATCCGGTGCAGGCCGCCGAGATGCGGAAGCTCTTCGATTCGACGTCCAGCCCGGTGACCCACCGCAGCCGGGCGGAACTGACCTCGCTGCTGTCGGAGCAGGTGGACCTGGTCGAGCCGGGCATCGTCTGGACGCCGCAGTGGCGCCCGGACGGCCCGGAGGAGCTGCTCAGCGACGAACCGGAACGG